AATCCACGCTCGCATAAGCATCAAAGGGGGCTAGAGTCTCTTTCAATTTGCGCTGGTTTTCAAGGCTTAAATTATCCACCAGGCAGTGGATTTTATAAAAAAGTTTTTTATCATGGTGTTCTGTTTTAGCGCAAGCTAGCATGGAATACAAGCTCACGCCAGCCGGCATGGCATAATGATTGTCAAAAGCGATGACAATAGGAATAATAATACTCATTTTAAGCTGTTTCCCTAAAATAGGTTTTTAATTAAATTTAATCCAAAAGTTGAATTTATTTTTTGACAATATTATACTATAATAACCAATTAAATTGGGGTTTTACTGATTTTTCTTTGTGCGAGCTTTGGCTTAGTTTTGTAAGGAATGAGATGATAAAGAGTTGGACTAAAAAGTGGGTTTTGATTTTGTTTTTAATGGCAAGTTGTTTCAGTTATTTGGTGGCTACAACCGGTGAGAAATATTTTAAGATGGCTAATCAAGCCCTTAAGAGAGGGGATTACCATAGAGCGGTGGCTTTTTATAAGAGGAGCTGTAATTTAAGGGTGGGGGTTGGTTGCACGAGTTTAGGCTCTATGTATGAAGATGGCGATGGCGTGGATCAGAATATTCCAAAAGCCGTTTTTTATTACAGAAGAGGGTGCAATTTAAGGAATCATCTCGCTTGCACGAGTTTAGGCTCTATGTATGAAGATGGCGATGGCGTTCAAAAAGATCTTCCAAAGGCTATCTATTATTACAGGAGAGGGTGCCACTTAAAGGGTGGGGTGAGTTGCGGGAGTTTAGGTTTTATGTATTTTAATGGCACAGGTGTTAAGCAAAATTATGCCAAAGCCCTTTCTCTTTCTAAATACGCTTGCAGTTTGAATTACGGCATCAGTTGTAACTTTGTAGGGTATATGTATAGGAACGCAAAAGGTGTGGAGAAGGATTTGAAAAAAGCCCTTACGAATTTTAAAAGAGGGTGCCATTTAAAAGACGGAGCGAGCTGTGTGAGCTTAGGCTATATGTATGAAGCCGGTCTTTATGTCAGACAAAATGAAGAGCAGGCCTTGAATCTTTATAAAAAGGGTTGTTCTTTAAAAGAAGGGAGCGGTTGTCATAATGTGGCGGTGATGTATTACACGGGTAATGG
The Helicobacter pylori genome window above contains:
- a CDS encoding tetratricopeptide repeat protein, with amino-acid sequence MIKSWTKKWVLILFLMASCFSYLVATTGEKYFKMANQALKRGDYHRAVAFYKRSCNLRVGVGCTSLGSMYEDGDGVDQNIPKAVFYYRRGCNLRNHLACTSLGSMYEDGDGVQKDLPKAIYYYRRGCHLKGGVSCGSLGFMYFNGTGVKQNYAKALSLSKYACSLNYGISCNFVGYMYRNAKGVEKDLKKALTNFKRGCHLKDGASCVSLGYMYEAGLYVRQNEEQALNLYKKGCSLKEGSGCHNVAVMYYTGNGTPKDLDKAISYYKKGCTLGFSGSCKVLEEVIGKKSDDLQDDAQNDTQDDTQ